The proteins below are encoded in one region of Citrobacter enshiensis:
- the fimI gene encoding type 1 fimbrial protein subunit FimI, whose protein sequence is MMRKGVALAGVLCAMSVSAHTVILESGRLHLRGKLVNGACTVASGSEDLRVQMGQYRTNAFAGPGSFAPTSVPFSLRLTSCNSDVYDHVGIAFSGVTPVEDPQVFLASSDAASASGIGLALFDEEQRQIIPNALPLHYAPILTQDVTFHFTARYRAISENMTPGSIHSDVWFTLVYP, encoded by the coding sequence ATGATGAGGAAAGGCGTGGCGTTGGCGGGAGTGCTCTGCGCGATGTCTGTCAGTGCGCATACGGTAATACTGGAGAGCGGACGTCTCCATTTGCGCGGAAAACTGGTGAACGGTGCCTGCACGGTAGCCTCGGGAAGTGAGGATTTACGCGTGCAAATGGGGCAATACCGCACGAATGCGTTTGCGGGACCCGGCAGTTTCGCCCCCACCAGCGTGCCCTTCTCGTTGCGTTTAACGTCATGTAATTCAGATGTTTATGACCACGTCGGCATTGCGTTTTCAGGCGTAACGCCCGTGGAAGACCCGCAGGTATTCCTTGCCAGCAGCGACGCCGCTTCCGCATCCGGAATCGGTCTTGCATTGTTTGATGAAGAACAACGGCAAATTATACCGAACGCCTTGCCGCTCCATTACGCCCCTATTTTAACGCAAGATGTGACTTTCCATTTCACTGCTCGCTATCGGGCAATCTCGGAAAATATGACGCCGGGAAGTATTCATTCAGATGTGTGGTTTACGCTGGTTTACCCCTGA
- the fimA gene encoding type 1 fimbrial major subunit FimA, producing MKLKLMTSSVIAGLMLVAGSAVAADPVSVSGGTVHFEGELVNAACAVSTQSADQVVTLGQYRTASFAAVGDTTAQIPFSIVLNDCDPSVAATAAVAFSGQSDLTNDALLAVSSSDNSTTAGGVGIEILDSKSSALKPDGATFSTAQALVEGTNTLRFSARYKATAASTTPGQANADATFIMKYE from the coding sequence ATGAAACTTAAATTAATGACCTCTTCTGTTATTGCTGGCCTGATGCTCGTTGCGGGTTCCGCTGTTGCGGCAGATCCGGTGAGCGTTAGCGGCGGCACCGTTCACTTTGAAGGTGAGTTGGTCAATGCGGCATGTGCCGTTAGCACCCAGTCTGCGGATCAGGTAGTGACGCTGGGCCAGTACCGCACGGCCAGCTTTGCCGCGGTGGGTGACACTACTGCACAGATCCCGTTCAGCATTGTCCTGAATGACTGTGATCCCAGCGTAGCGGCGACCGCTGCGGTTGCGTTCTCCGGTCAAAGCGACCTGACCAACGATGCCCTGCTGGCGGTCTCTTCTTCCGATAACAGCACGACGGCAGGCGGTGTGGGTATCGAAATTCTGGACAGCAAATCGTCTGCGTTGAAGCCGGATGGCGCGACTTTCTCAACGGCTCAGGCGCTGGTAGAAGGCACTAACACCCTGCGTTTCTCTGCACGCTATAAAGCTACCGCAGCAAGCACAACGCCGGGTCAGGCTAATGCTGATGCCACCTTCATCATGAAGTACGAGTAA